The Sinomicrobium kalidii genome contains a region encoding:
- a CDS encoding bifunctional 4-hydroxy-2-oxoglutarate aldolase/2-dehydro-3-deoxy-phosphogluconate aldolase: MSRFTRIAVALKMKETGIVPVFYHKDIEVCKQVLKACYDGGARVFEFTNRGDYAHEVFAALNKYAEKELPELILGVGSVVDAGTTSLYIQLGANFIVSPVLNPEMAKVCNRRKIMWSPGCGSLTEISNAEELGAEVVKIFPGTQVGGPDFVKAVKGPFPWTSIMPTGGVEPTEENLSAWFGAGVHCVGMGSKLFAKKADGGYDLEAVTATLKNVMKIIGKIRT; the protein is encoded by the coding sequence ATGTCCCGATTTACAAGAATAGCCGTAGCGTTGAAAATGAAGGAAACCGGAATAGTCCCGGTCTTCTACCACAAGGATATTGAAGTGTGCAAGCAGGTGTTGAAGGCTTGTTATGACGGTGGGGCCAGGGTCTTTGAATTTACAAACAGGGGCGATTACGCACACGAGGTTTTTGCAGCGCTCAACAAATATGCGGAAAAAGAACTTCCGGAACTCATCCTGGGTGTAGGCTCCGTTGTAGATGCGGGAACGACTTCGCTCTACATACAACTGGGAGCTAATTTTATAGTATCGCCCGTACTGAATCCCGAAATGGCCAAGGTGTGCAACCGAAGGAAGATCATGTGGTCTCCCGGGTGCGGTTCGCTTACCGAGATATCCAATGCGGAAGAACTCGGAGCGGAAGTCGTAAAGATATTCCCGGGCACACAGGTTGGCGGCCCCGATTTTGTAAAGGCTGTAAAAGGACCGTTCCCGTGGACAAGCATTATGCCGACCGGGGGAGTGGAGCCAACAGAAGAAAACCTTTCCGCCTGGTTCGGTGCCGGGGTACATTGTGTAGGTATGGGGTCAAAACTCTTCGCCAAAAAAGCGGATGGCGGATACGACCTGGAAGCGGTGACCGCAACCCTGAAAAATGTGATGAAGATAATCGGGAAGATCAGAACGTAA
- a CDS encoding TRAP transporter substrate-binding protein: MSCQEASKVKVIRLAHGLDASHPVHEAMTFMGKRLEEKSGGTMTIKIYPSQQLGTERECLELLQIGSLGMTKVSVGVLENFVPDLKLFGLPFLFRDKEHAHKVLDGEIGKELLDASIGVRLKGMAFYDAGSRSFYTKKPVHKPEDLKGLKLRVMESQTAIDMVRSLGGSPTPISWGELYTSLQQGIVDGAENNLPSFYLSHHYEVCKYYIMDEHTTLPDMLLISTNIWNSLSDQQKKWMEEAAQESVEYERKIWEEAENHALEEIKKAGVEVIYPEKEPFREKVSGMYEAFKQDARLKEIIEAIQEE; the protein is encoded by the coding sequence GTGTCTTGTCAGGAAGCCAGTAAAGTAAAAGTGATAAGACTGGCGCACGGACTGGACGCTTCCCATCCTGTACACGAAGCAATGACCTTTATGGGCAAACGGCTCGAGGAAAAGTCGGGCGGAACAATGACAATAAAAATATATCCCAGCCAGCAATTGGGAACGGAAAGAGAGTGCCTTGAATTACTCCAGATAGGCAGCCTGGGAATGACCAAGGTGTCCGTCGGTGTCCTGGAAAACTTTGTGCCCGACCTCAAACTGTTCGGATTACCATTCCTCTTCCGGGACAAAGAACACGCGCACAAGGTACTGGATGGAGAAATAGGGAAAGAATTACTGGATGCAAGCATAGGCGTAAGGTTAAAGGGAATGGCCTTTTATGATGCCGGGAGCAGGAGTTTTTATACCAAAAAACCCGTACACAAGCCGGAAGATCTGAAAGGGCTGAAGTTGCGTGTGATGGAAAGCCAGACGGCCATAGATATGGTGCGGAGCCTGGGAGGGTCGCCAACACCCATTTCCTGGGGAGAGCTGTATACTTCGCTGCAACAGGGGATCGTGGACGGAGCGGAGAACAACCTGCCCAGTTTTTACCTCTCCCATCACTATGAAGTGTGTAAATATTACATTATGGACGAACACACCACCCTTCCCGATATGTTACTGATCAGCACCAATATATGGAACTCCCTGAGCGATCAGCAAAAGAAATGGATGGAAGAAGCCGCACAGGAATCGGTGGAATATGAGCGGAAGATCTGGGAAGAAGCCGAAAACCACGCCCTGGAAGAAATTAAAAAGGCAGGAGTTGAGGTGATTTACCCCGAAAAAGAACCGTTCCGGGAAAAAGTGTCGGGGATGTATGAAGCCTTTAAACAGGATGCCCGTTTAAAGGAAATTATCGAAGCGATCCAGGAGGAATAA
- a CDS encoding TRAP transporter small permease, with the protein MKKKLDKFLGGFLVVLLTILVVAVLWQVFSRYVLNAPSSVTEEIARFLLIWVGILGAAYCSGQQDHLAIEILPPKLNEKNRVKLKIFINALIMLFSIFVFVIGGTRLVYLNHILGQSSAALHLPLSYVYMVIPLSGVVILLYKWIEIRNPKNYLI; encoded by the coding sequence ATGAAGAAAAAACTAGACAAGTTCCTGGGAGGATTTCTCGTGGTACTCCTTACCATATTGGTAGTGGCCGTACTGTGGCAGGTCTTTTCCAGGTATGTACTTAATGCTCCCAGTTCGGTAACTGAAGAGATAGCGAGGTTTTTGCTCATTTGGGTAGGAATACTCGGGGCAGCATATTGCTCCGGACAGCAGGATCATCTCGCCATAGAGATCCTGCCGCCCAAACTGAATGAAAAAAACAGGGTGAAACTGAAAATATTTATAAACGCCCTTATAATGCTGTTCAGCATTTTCGTATTTGTAATAGGAGGGACCAGGCTGGTATATCTCAATCATATCCTGGGGCAGAGTTCGGCTGCATTGCATTTGCCGTTGTCCTATGTTTACATGGTCATTCCGCTGAGCGGAGTGGTCATCCTACTGTATAAGTGGATAGAAATAAGAAACCCCAAAAACTATTTGATATGA
- a CDS encoding TRAP transporter large permease, with translation MITEILILLISFVLLLAIGVPVAWSIGISGMVTMLVTIDSIPAFTTVAQRMATGLDSFALLAIPFFVLAGQIMNQGGIAERLISFAKAVIGALPGGLSYVNVISAMLFGAISGSALAATSAIGGILGPHMEKEGYSKEFGAALNVTSSTTGLVIPPSNILIVYSLASGGVSIAALFVAGYVPGILMGLALMAVAAVWIKRKKYPAGEKSTVKHVFTTFLHAFPSLFLLVVVIGGIVAGIFTATEASGIAVLYSLILSFVYREMDMKKLYKVFLSSVRTNSIVMLLIATSMAMSWVMSYEDIPQSVSEALLGLSDNKYMILLMINFILLFVGMFMDMTPAVLIFTPIFLPVVKDLGMDPVHFGIMMVMNLCVGLCTPPVGSVLFVGVGIAKTTIQKVIKPLIPLFIAMLIVLLLVTYVPEISLWLPKLME, from the coding sequence ATGATTACGGAGATACTGATATTGCTGATATCGTTTGTACTGTTGCTGGCCATAGGGGTTCCGGTGGCCTGGAGCATAGGAATATCAGGCATGGTAACCATGCTGGTCACAATAGACTCCATCCCTGCATTTACTACGGTGGCACAGCGTATGGCGACAGGATTGGACAGCTTTGCTTTACTGGCCATTCCTTTCTTTGTCCTGGCAGGACAGATCATGAACCAGGGAGGTATAGCCGAAAGATTGATTTCATTTGCCAAGGCGGTGATAGGTGCCCTTCCGGGAGGATTGTCTTATGTCAATGTGATCTCCGCAATGCTGTTCGGAGCCATTTCAGGTTCGGCACTGGCAGCCACTTCGGCCATAGGAGGCATACTGGGGCCGCATATGGAAAAAGAAGGGTATTCCAAAGAGTTCGGAGCGGCACTTAATGTAACCTCTTCCACTACAGGATTGGTTATCCCTCCTTCGAATATCCTTATCGTATATTCCCTGGCAAGCGGCGGAGTGTCCATTGCAGCCCTGTTTGTGGCGGGTTATGTTCCCGGTATTTTAATGGGACTGGCCCTGATGGCAGTAGCTGCGGTCTGGATAAAGCGCAAAAAATACCCTGCCGGTGAAAAATCGACTGTAAAGCATGTGTTTACTACATTCCTGCATGCATTTCCCAGCCTGTTCCTGCTCGTTGTGGTTATCGGCGGTATAGTGGCCGGGATATTCACAGCCACGGAAGCGTCCGGGATTGCAGTATTGTATAGTCTCATCCTCTCTTTTGTTTACAGGGAGATGGACATGAAAAAGCTTTACAAGGTGTTCTTGAGTTCGGTCAGGACCAATTCCATTGTAATGCTGCTTATAGCCACTTCCATGGCCATGTCCTGGGTGATGTCCTATGAAGATATTCCGCAATCCGTAAGTGAGGCGTTACTCGGACTGAGCGATAATAAATACATGATCCTTCTCATGATAAATTTCATCCTGCTCTTCGTAGGGATGTTTATGGATATGACCCCGGCGGTACTGATATTCACCCCGATTTTTTTACCTGTGGTGAAAGACCTCGGAATGGACCCGGTACACTTCGGGATTATGATGGTCATGAACCTGTGTGTAGGTCTTTGTACTCCTCCCGTAGGATCGGTACTCTTTGTCGGTGTCGGTATTGCCAAGACTACCATACAAAAAGTGATCAAACCGTTGATACCGCTTTTTATAGCCATGCTCATCGTCCTTTTACTGGTGACCTATGTTCCGGAAATATCACTGTGGTTACCGAAACTGATGGAATAA
- a CDS encoding tagaturonate reductase, which produces MKKLDRNSQGLEEKFPVKVVQFGEGNFLRAFVDYVIDKLNTDAEFRAGVAVVQPLKNGLVDMLNDQEGLYTLFMKGVQKGEEIQENRLISCIQQGINPYDNFNAYLELAEEEELQFVISNTTEAGIAFDENDRPDMQPPSSFPGKLTVLLYRRFKHFKGSPSKGLTVIPCELINNNGDVLKEVILKYVDLWELGSEFKNWITQHNSFHNTLVDRIVPGYPKDQQEEYQSRLSYEDKLMVSAETFLLWVIEGDDKLKAKIPLEKAGLDIKIVNSIQPYRTRKVRILNGAHTAMVPFSLLYGNETVKETIDGEFTGKFVKKAVFDEIIPTLDMEKEELRDFAEQIMDRFRNPFIKHRLASIALNSVSKFKVRVLPSLTGYYREQKQLPAYLVFAMACLIRFYKGEWQGKQLPVQDSEDVVKTFQEAWALSGFGETAGSILKNEGFWDEDLTRTVPGLKEAVTTALEMIEEKGIEKGLEKYMGSIG; this is translated from the coding sequence ATGAAAAAACTGGACAGGAATAGCCAGGGGCTGGAAGAGAAATTCCCTGTAAAGGTAGTGCAATTCGGAGAAGGCAACTTTTTAAGGGCTTTTGTCGATTATGTGATTGATAAACTTAACACTGATGCAGAATTTCGTGCCGGGGTGGCCGTAGTCCAGCCGCTGAAAAACGGGCTTGTAGATATGCTCAACGACCAGGAAGGACTCTATACACTCTTCATGAAAGGCGTGCAGAAAGGAGAGGAAATACAGGAAAACAGGCTGATATCCTGTATACAGCAGGGGATCAACCCTTATGACAATTTTAATGCTTACCTGGAACTGGCCGAAGAAGAGGAACTGCAATTTGTGATCTCCAACACTACTGAAGCGGGGATCGCATTTGATGAAAATGATAGGCCGGACATGCAGCCACCTTCTTCTTTCCCCGGAAAACTTACGGTTTTGTTGTACCGACGGTTTAAACACTTTAAGGGCAGTCCTTCAAAAGGACTTACCGTTATTCCCTGTGAATTGATTAACAATAATGGCGATGTCCTTAAAGAAGTGATATTGAAATATGTGGATTTATGGGAGCTGGGAAGTGAATTTAAGAACTGGATAACGCAGCACAACAGCTTTCACAATACTCTGGTAGACCGGATAGTCCCGGGATACCCGAAAGATCAACAGGAGGAATACCAAAGCCGGCTGTCTTATGAAGACAAACTGATGGTTTCGGCCGAGACGTTTTTACTGTGGGTGATTGAAGGTGACGATAAATTAAAGGCGAAAATACCTCTGGAAAAAGCCGGACTGGATATAAAAATAGTGAATAGCATACAGCCCTACCGTACGCGAAAGGTCCGTATTCTCAACGGGGCACATACCGCCATGGTACCGTTTTCACTTTTGTATGGCAATGAAACCGTAAAGGAAACCATTGACGGGGAATTTACCGGAAAATTTGTAAAAAAGGCCGTTTTTGACGAAATTATCCCTACCCTGGATATGGAGAAGGAAGAGCTCCGGGATTTTGCGGAACAGATCATGGACCGTTTCCGTAATCCCTTTATAAAACACCGCCTGGCCAGTATTGCACTTAACTCGGTTTCGAAATTTAAGGTCAGGGTACTGCCCAGCCTTACGGGATATTACAGGGAACAAAAACAGCTTCCTGCGTATCTGGTATTTGCCATGGCCTGTCTGATCCGTTTTTACAAAGGAGAATGGCAGGGAAAACAACTCCCCGTGCAGGACAGCGAGGATGTGGTAAAAACATTCCAGGAAGCATGGGCACTTTCCGGTTTCGGGGAAACTGCCGGAAGTATATTGAAGAACGAAGGTTTCTGGGACGAAGACCTCACCCGGACCGTCCCCGGATTAAAGGAAGCCGTAACTACGGCCCTGGAAATGATAGAGGAAAAAGGAATAGAAAAAGGACTGGAAAAATACATGGGATCGATCGGATAA
- a CDS encoding UxaA family hydrolase, with amino-acid sequence MKTKLIKVHPEDNVAVALTDLNAGERIAFEGDAIEVVSHSRAKHKIALTALAAGDRIQMYGVLVGKASEDIPKGGLLTTENVEHQSGKVSGKTETTVWNAPDVSKWKDRTFMGYPREDGQVGTANVWLFFPLVFCENRNIELLKDVFEKELSYYRTNSQRLLLRSLISGNSIETPVAEEEEEKGIFDNVEVKFITHQGGCGGIRQDSVTLSRLLAGYVNNPNVAGATVLSLGCQNLQIDIFKEAVKKINPDLKKPLLIYEQQQMGTVEEMLNVIIRESFEAIKEADKIKRVPAPLSKLKVGLECGGSDGFSGISANPALGYASDLLTALGGSPILSEFPELCGVEQELVNRCVEQEDADKFLSLMKAYEKSAVDAGSGFDMNPSPGNIKDGLITDAMKSAGAAKKGGTSPVAAVLDYTEYVTKPGLNLLCTPGNDVESTTGLAGSGANIIVFTTGLGTPTGNPVTPVVKVSSNSELARKMPDIIDVDTGAVIRGERTIEEMGEEILDYIVRVASGEEKTKAMQLNQNDFIPWKRGVSL; translated from the coding sequence ATGAAAACGAAATTAATAAAGGTACATCCGGAAGATAATGTGGCCGTGGCGCTGACAGACCTCAATGCCGGTGAACGGATTGCTTTTGAAGGCGATGCTATCGAAGTGGTTTCCCATAGCAGGGCCAAGCACAAGATCGCGCTGACGGCCCTTGCAGCCGGAGACCGGATACAAATGTATGGCGTACTGGTGGGAAAAGCCAGTGAAGATATACCGAAAGGAGGACTTCTGACTACGGAGAACGTAGAACACCAAAGCGGAAAGGTGTCGGGGAAGACGGAGACCACTGTCTGGAATGCGCCCGATGTCAGTAAATGGAAAGACAGGACGTTTATGGGCTATCCGCGGGAAGACGGGCAGGTAGGTACGGCCAATGTATGGCTGTTTTTCCCGTTGGTGTTTTGTGAAAACCGGAATATAGAGTTGCTTAAAGACGTTTTTGAAAAAGAACTGTCCTATTACAGGACCAACAGCCAACGACTCCTGCTCCGAAGCCTGATAAGCGGAAATTCAATAGAAACTCCCGTAGCGGAAGAAGAGGAGGAGAAAGGGATTTTTGACAATGTCGAAGTAAAATTTATCACCCACCAGGGCGGTTGTGGTGGTATTCGGCAGGATTCCGTGACGCTCTCCCGTCTTTTGGCAGGTTACGTGAACAATCCCAATGTGGCAGGTGCCACTGTACTGAGCCTGGGTTGCCAGAACCTGCAGATCGATATTTTTAAGGAAGCTGTAAAAAAGATCAACCCGGACCTGAAGAAACCCTTGCTCATTTATGAACAACAGCAAATGGGAACGGTGGAGGAAATGCTGAACGTCATTATCCGGGAATCTTTTGAGGCCATAAAGGAAGCCGATAAGATAAAAAGGGTCCCGGCTCCGCTGTCCAAACTGAAAGTAGGACTGGAATGCGGTGGTTCCGACGGGTTTTCCGGTATTTCTGCGAACCCTGCATTAGGGTATGCCTCCGATCTTCTCACCGCTCTGGGAGGTTCACCGATACTTTCGGAATTCCCGGAATTGTGCGGTGTGGAACAGGAACTCGTAAACCGATGTGTGGAACAGGAAGATGCGGACAAGTTCCTCTCGTTGATGAAAGCCTACGAAAAATCGGCTGTAGATGCCGGGTCGGGCTTTGATATGAATCCGTCTCCCGGGAATATCAAAGACGGCCTTATCACCGATGCCATGAAATCTGCGGGAGCGGCCAAAAAAGGAGGGACATCTCCGGTAGCGGCCGTACTGGACTATACGGAGTATGTAACCAAACCCGGTCTGAACCTGTTGTGTACACCCGGTAATGATGTGGAGAGTACTACGGGGCTGGCCGGTTCGGGAGCAAATATCATTGTGTTTACCACCGGATTGGGAACACCTACGGGCAATCCGGTAACCCCGGTGGTCAAGGTTTCTTCCAATTCGGAACTGGCCCGGAAGATGCCGGATATTATCGATGTGGACACCGGAGCTGTGATCAGGGGGGAGAGGACGATCGAGGAAATGGGAGAGGAAATACTCGATTATATTGTCCGTGTGGCAAGCGGCGAGGAAAAGACCAAAGCCATGCAGCTGAACCAGAACGATTTTATCCCCTGGAAACGGGGAGTTTCGCTCTAA
- a CDS encoding LacI family DNA-binding transcriptional regulator, with protein MSKVTIYDISKKLNISAATVSRALNNNPKISLKTRELVMKTAAEMNYEQNTLALALKSGKSNTVGILVPYMDRSFFSSVIRGIEEELYPHGYHVIICQNRDDAKSEVQNINTLLNAQVDGIFMSVSKTTKDTAHIKRVLQKGIPLVFFDRKKNIPGVSSVTIDDFNGAYMSVEHLIRQGCKRIAHFLGNINLEIYKDRYNGYLKALTDYNLPFNQDYVVQTNSKVESGTAAVKKLMKLPSPPDAIFSSSDFTALGAVQELKKNGIKVPEDICISGFSNESFTQYTEPTMTTVDQTPIKMGKMSARVFLEQIDEEVSVAVEKKVVLSPQLIIRDSSNRTDRV; from the coding sequence ATGAGCAAGGTAACCATATACGATATTTCCAAAAAACTGAACATCAGCGCGGCCACGGTTTCAAGGGCTCTGAACAACAACCCGAAAATAAGCCTGAAGACAAGGGAACTGGTCATGAAGACCGCGGCGGAAATGAACTACGAACAGAATACGCTGGCCCTTGCCCTGAAGAGCGGCAAAAGCAATACCGTGGGCATCCTGGTGCCTTATATGGACCGGAGTTTTTTCTCTTCGGTGATCCGGGGCATAGAGGAAGAACTCTATCCGCATGGCTATCACGTGATCATATGCCAGAACCGGGACGATGCCAAAAGTGAAGTGCAGAACATCAATACCCTGCTCAACGCCCAGGTGGACGGGATCTTTATGTCGGTTTCAAAAACCACAAAAGACACCGCCCACATCAAAAGGGTATTGCAAAAAGGCATCCCGCTGGTATTCTTTGACCGTAAAAAGAACATTCCGGGGGTGAGTTCGGTGACCATTGATGACTTTAACGGGGCCTACATGTCTGTGGAACACCTGATAAGGCAGGGATGCAAGCGGATAGCCCATTTTCTGGGCAATATCAACCTCGAAATATACAAAGACCGGTATAACGGCTACTTAAAGGCCCTTACCGACTATAACCTGCCTTTTAACCAGGATTATGTCGTGCAGACGAACAGTAAGGTGGAATCGGGCACGGCGGCAGTTAAAAAACTGATGAAGCTCCCTTCCCCGCCGGATGCCATATTTTCTTCCAGTGATTTTACCGCCCTGGGTGCGGTACAGGAGCTGAAAAAGAACGGAATAAAGGTTCCGGAAGACATCTGTATTTCCGGTTTTAGTAACGAATCGTTCACCCAGTATACCGAGCCTACAATGACCACTGTAGACCAAACGCCCATAAAAATGGGCAAAATGTCTGCCCGGGTATTCCTGGAACAGATAGACGAGGAAGTTTCGGTGGCTGTTGAAAAAAAGGTAGTGCTTTCGCCCCAGCTCATTATACGTGATTCTTCAAACCGGACAGATAGGGTTTAA
- a CDS encoding pectinesterase family protein — protein sequence MNSFKMKYVFTTVLLLWCTFSVSGASGDKEYDFVVDQSGNGDFRTVQEAIDAVPDFRKYETKIFVKNGKYKEKLVLPASKTNVTLIGESMTYTILTYDDYASKKNIFGEEMGTTGSSSFFVFADDFKARNITFQNSAGHVGQAVAIRIDGDRAIFENCKFLGNQDTLYLHGKNSRQYYKNCYIEGTVDFIFGWSTAVFESCVVNCKGEGYVTAAATEEGTPYGFVFLNCRITGRGNREFYLGRPWRPHAKTVFLNCYMSRHVNPEGWYNWNKPEAELTTLYAEYNSMGPGAATEDRVPWSCRLSDKEAENYTVENILKGEDDWDPRK from the coding sequence ATGAATTCTTTCAAAATGAAGTATGTTTTTACTACAGTTTTATTATTGTGGTGTACTTTTTCCGTAAGCGGAGCTTCCGGTGATAAGGAATATGACTTCGTAGTGGACCAGAGCGGGAACGGGGATTTCAGAACGGTACAGGAGGCTATTGATGCCGTACCGGATTTTAGAAAGTACGAAACGAAGATATTCGTAAAAAACGGAAAGTACAAGGAAAAACTGGTATTGCCCGCTTCCAAGACCAATGTCACACTCATAGGCGAAAGTATGACCTATACCATACTCACTTATGATGACTATGCCTCCAAAAAAAATATTTTCGGGGAAGAAATGGGCACTACGGGCTCTTCTTCCTTTTTTGTCTTTGCCGACGATTTCAAGGCGAGGAATATTACTTTTCAGAACAGTGCCGGGCATGTGGGGCAGGCTGTGGCCATACGGATAGACGGCGACCGGGCGATCTTTGAAAACTGTAAATTCCTGGGGAACCAGGACACCCTTTACCTGCATGGCAAAAACAGCAGGCAATACTATAAAAACTGTTATATAGAGGGTACGGTAGACTTCATTTTCGGCTGGTCTACAGCGGTTTTTGAAAGCTGTGTTGTCAACTGCAAGGGTGAAGGATATGTAACGGCCGCAGCTACGGAAGAGGGAACCCCTTATGGTTTTGTGTTCCTTAACTGCAGGATCACAGGAAGGGGAAACAGGGAATTCTACCTCGGCAGGCCGTGGCGCCCGCATGCAAAGACCGTATTTCTGAACTGTTACATGAGCAGGCATGTAAATCCGGAGGGATGGTACAACTGGAACAAGCCCGAGGCCGAACTCACCACGCTCTATGCCGAATATAATTCCATGGGACCGGGAGCAGCTACGGAAGACAGGGTGCCGTGGTCTTGCCGGTTAAGCGATAAAGAAGCGGAAAACTATACGGTAGAAAACATCCTGAAGGGCGAAGATGACTGGGACCCCCGAAAATAA
- a CDS encoding glycoside hydrolase family 28 protein: protein MFTINKRRLQVMYLILAMLFAVKGKIFAQPAYSDIYKDIEFKMSGIKVPSFPDYRVSIEFFGAESGGVVKNTGAFANAIDHVAEKGGGTVVIPRGMWLTGPITLKSNVELHAEEGALVVFSDDFDDYPLVKTSFEGLNTYRCQSPINGRNLKNIAITGKGIFDGSGDAWRPVKRGKMTASQWKKKVRSGGVLSDDEKIWYPSEKSKRGDNKGNFNVPDFKSRGDFETVKDYLRPVLLSLVNCKGVLLDGPVFQNSPAWNLHPLMCEDLIIRNLTVRNPWYSQNGDGLDLESCKNAVIYNNTFDVGDDAICFKSGKNETGRKRGMPTENVIVKNNTVYHGHGGFVIGSEMSGGVKNVHVSNCTFIGTDVGLRFKSTRGRGGVVENIYISDINMKDIPTEVIRFNMFYGGNSPILEEDQDAETEARDKKPVPVTGETPVFRNIFMKNITAVNSEVAAFFMGLPEMKLKNVHLENAYLEAKKGITAIDTDVLAFKNVTIANTQGVPLTIYNGKNITLKGVKTGKKHESLLQISGRDNAEISIGGSDIPAAKILYGNDDARKAVKFQGIK from the coding sequence ATGTTTACAATAAATAAAAGGAGACTGCAGGTCATGTATTTGATCCTGGCAATGTTATTTGCAGTAAAAGGAAAAATATTTGCACAACCGGCCTATTCCGATATCTATAAGGATATTGAATTTAAAATGTCGGGAATAAAAGTCCCCAGCTTTCCCGACTATAGGGTAAGTATTGAGTTTTTCGGGGCCGAGAGCGGCGGGGTAGTGAAGAATACCGGGGCATTTGCCAATGCCATTGACCATGTGGCCGAAAAAGGCGGCGGAACGGTGGTTATACCAAGGGGAATGTGGCTTACCGGACCTATTACACTGAAAAGCAATGTGGAACTGCATGCCGAAGAGGGAGCATTGGTAGTATTCAGCGATGATTTTGACGATTACCCGTTGGTAAAGACCAGTTTTGAAGGACTCAATACCTACAGGTGCCAATCTCCGATAAACGGCAGAAACCTGAAAAATATTGCTATTACGGGAAAAGGGATATTCGACGGTAGCGGAGATGCCTGGAGGCCCGTAAAAAGAGGTAAAATGACCGCGAGCCAATGGAAAAAGAAAGTGCGGTCCGGCGGTGTGCTCAGCGATGACGAAAAGATATGGTATCCTTCGGAAAAATCGAAAAGAGGAGATAACAAAGGCAATTTTAATGTTCCCGATTTTAAGAGCAGGGGAGACTTTGAAACCGTTAAGGACTACCTGAGGCCGGTTTTACTAAGCCTGGTTAATTGTAAGGGCGTATTGCTGGACGGCCCTGTTTTTCAGAATTCCCCGGCATGGAACCTGCACCCGCTGATGTGCGAGGACCTTATTATCCGGAACCTTACCGTTCGCAACCCCTGGTATTCGCAGAACGGGGACGGACTCGACCTGGAATCCTGTAAAAATGCGGTGATCTACAACAATACTTTTGATGTGGGAGACGATGCTATTTGCTTTAAATCCGGTAAAAACGAGACCGGGAGGAAAAGGGGAATGCCGACGGAAAATGTGATCGTAAAAAACAATACCGTATATCACGGTCACGGCGGGTTTGTCATCGGAAGTGAAATGTCGGGGGGCGTAAAAAACGTGCATGTGAGCAACTGTACCTTTATCGGGACGGATGTGGGGCTCCGGTTCAAGAGCACCCGCGGAAGGGGAGGCGTAGTGGAAAATATTTATATCTCCGATATCAACATGAAAGATATTCCGACGGAAGTCATCCGGTTCAATATGTTCTACGGGGGGAATTCTCCCATACTCGAAGAAGACCAGGACGCCGAAACCGAAGCCAGGGACAAAAAACCGGTACCTGTTACCGGGGAAACACCTGTTTTCCGGAATATTTTCATGAAAAATATTACTGCGGTAAATTCTGAAGTCGCAGCGTTCTTTATGGGGCTTCCGGAAATGAAACTGAAGAACGTGCACCTGGAAAATGCCTACCTGGAAGCCAAAAAAGGGATTACGGCGATAGATACGGATGTATTGGCATTCAAAAATGTAACCATAGCCAATACACAAGGTGTGCCGTTAACCATATACAATGGAAAAAACATAACATTAAAAGGGGTAAAGACCGGTAAAAAACACGAATCGCTATTGCAAATATCGGGCAGGGACAACGCGGAGATCTCCATAGGGGGAAGTGATATCCCGGCAGCGAAGATTTTATACGGAAATGACGATGCCAGAAAGGCCGTGAAATTTCAGGGAATAAAATGA
- a CDS encoding 2Fe-2S iron-sulfur cluster-binding protein, giving the protein MPDIKIKIKDREGVVHELDAPTDMAMNIMELCKAYELPVEGTCGGMAMCASCQCYVLSEHPLPEMGPDEEAMLFEAFYVKDNSRLGCQLPISEDMDGLELELAPES; this is encoded by the coding sequence ATGCCCGATATAAAGATCAAGATCAAAGACAGGGAAGGTGTGGTACACGAACTGGATGCACCTACAGATATGGCCATGAACATCATGGAATTGTGTAAAGCCTACGAACTCCCGGTAGAGGGAACCTGCGGAGGGATGGCCATGTGTGCTTCCTGTCAGTGTTACGTGCTTTCCGAACACCCGCTCCCTGAAATGGGACCGGATGAGGAAGCCATGCTTTTTGAAGCATTTTACGTTAAAGATAACAGCCGGCTCGGATGTCAGTTGCCCATCAGCGAAGATATGGACGGACTGGAACTGGAACTGGCGCCGGAATCCTGA